ATAAGATTACCATATAATTTTAAAAGTTATCCATGGGATTTTAATAAAAAAAGTCCTTATAAAATATATAAAATAAAAATTTTAGATTATTATAAGTATAGGGATAATATATATGTTTTAAATTATAGTATAAATGGAGATAAATTTTATTTGAAAAAAAAGATAAATTCTAATGGATATAAAAAAATTTACGATATGATGATAAATAATATTTCTGAACAAATTAAAAAGGAGTTTAAATGAAAAAGGTAGTGTTTTTTGTATTAATTTTTAGTATATTCATATTTTCAGGTTGTACAAAGCTTTATAATTCTAATGAAGTTTCATTATCTGATGTTGATACAGTTTTAAGTTATGAGAGTGGAGTAGTTGAAGATGTTAAAAATGTTATTATAAAAGATGATGGAAGTGGCGCAGTGATTGGTGCATATACTGGTACTGTTTTTGGAAGTATGATTGGTAAAGGAAATGGGAATATTTTATCTACATTATTAGGAGGTTTAACTGGTGCTTTTGTTGGATATGAATTAGATAAAGCCAATGCGCAAGAGCTTTTTATAAAACTTGATAATGGTAAAAGAATTGTTGTGATTTCAAAAGGTGTTAATATTCATAAAGGAGATAGAGTTAGACTTATAAAAAAAGGTTCAAAAATAGTTAGAGTAGAAAAAATGTAATTTAATTATCATTTTTTGCTTTTTGTGTAAAATTTGTGTAAAATTTTAAGAAACAAGTGTCAGGGAGAAGAGATGGCAAGAAAACCAAGAGTAAACGACCCAGGATTTTATCATATAGTAAATAGAGGTGTTAATGAGAGTATAGTTTTTAATGAAAAAGAGGATTATTTTAAGTTTATGGAATTAATGTTAAAAATAAAGTATGATTATAATATTACTTTTCATGCATTTACTATATTACCAACTCACTATCATGTTTTAATTGAAACTCATCAACCAAATCTTTCAGAAGCTATGAGGCTTTTAAATAGTGCATATGCTGCTTGGTATAACTTTAAAAGTGGAAGAATAGGACATTTATGGAAAGGTAGATTTGAGAGTTATATGCTTTTTGATGAAGACCATTTTTGGAAAGTTGTAAAATATATTGAGAGAAATGCATTAGCTTTAAATTTAGTAGATGATGTTACAAAATGGGAATATCAATCTTTATATTTAAGATTAAAAAAGAATAAATTTTTTGAGATTATAGATGATAGTAAAATCTTAACAAAACCATTAGATGAATATATTAAGTGGTTAAAAAAACCATTAGAACAATTTGAAATAGATGAAATTTATAAAGAGCCAAAAATAATAAAACTTGAAGATGGAAGTATAAA
This Caminibacter mediatlanticus TB-2 DNA region includes the following protein-coding sequences:
- a CDS encoding glycine zipper 2TM domain-containing protein, with the translated sequence MKKVVFFVLIFSIFIFSGCTKLYNSNEVSLSDVDTVLSYESGVVEDVKNVIIKDDGSGAVIGAYTGTVFGSMIGKGNGNILSTLLGGLTGAFVGYELDKANAQELFIKLDNGKRIVVISKGVNIHKGDRVRLIKKGSKIVRVEKM
- a CDS encoding transposase; the protein is MARKPRVNDPGFYHIVNRGVNESIVFNEKEDYFKFMELMLKIKYDYNITFHAFTILPTHYHVLIETHQPNLSEAMRLLNSAYAAWYNFKSGRIGHLWKGRFESYMLFDEDHFWKVVKYIERNALALNLVDDVTKWEYQSLYLRLKKNKFFEIIDDSKILTKPLDEYIKWLKKPLEQFEIDEIYKEPKIIKLEDGSIKVVRKKLSEFFEEYKDKKEAIKAAKANGYKYSEIARFLGVSNAYISKLAKS